A window of bacterium genomic DNA:
TTGTCGCCCATCCAGTCCGTCACTCCGTGCATCAGCCACGCGAAGCGCTGTCCGCCGAAGTCATAGGCGTCTGGGAAGCCGCACTCCCTGGCCCAATCGCCATCCCAATGCGCGCGTTCGGGAAACTCCGGGATCCGCATGTAACGATCCGGTGCATTGGCGCGCGGATGATCGCGGATATAGCGATGGATGAGTTCAGAAGCCATGATGAAGGGGCCTCCCCAGCCCGTCACGAAGGCGACCGTCTCGGTAACACTCAAGGGCCCCTTGACGACCGTTCCGATCGGCTCGCCAACCTGAACGTCGTCCCAGACGAGATCTTTCGAGCCCCGACGGCGCTCGTTTTCGACGTCGGCGGTGAGCGCCGCCAGATCCTCGTCGCTCCAGACCTGCCGTTCGATCGGCTTGTGCTTGCTTCCCTTCGAGGCCGCAAGATTTCTCCCGTAGTGGACATACGCTACGTCGTAGGTCGCGAGCGTTTCACCCTTGTCGTCCCGAAACGTGTACCGCGTGACGACTTCGACAGATCGACCACCGCCAAATCGACTCGTGCGAACATTCGCGTGAGTCGTCTGCTTCGTCGTCTGGACGGGCGTATTGCGAAGCGTCGGGCGAGGCCACTCCCAGCGGTCCCACGCCCAGACCGCGTGAAGACCCGGTAGTCCCTCTCCGCGCGAAGGTTCACTTCGAAAGTGGTTCGGGCCCTGATTGCAGCTGTAGAAGAAGGACGGCGGTGCGAGGTTCGTCCCGTACTCCGTCTTTGCAGCGTAGTCAGGCTCGCTCCAGAGTGGATTGTCGTCGCCGATTCCCCAGGACCAATGGCGGATGGGATCGAGACCCGCCTCGCAATGCCACTGCCGCTTGAGCGGAACCTCGACAGAGTCTTCGACCGTCTTCGTGAGCGTCTCGATCACTTCGTCGGTGAGCGTGGTTTCGGTATTGAGTTCGACTGTGGAGTCTGTCGTCACGGTCGTTGTTCCTCACTTTTGGGCGGATGCCATATCAGAGCCACATCGGTCCCTTGGGGGCAGTCTATGCGGAGCGACCTAGTGGCCTTCAAACTCGGGCTTGCGCCGTTCGAGAAACGCCCGGATGCCTTCCTTCGCGTCGCGGGAGCGGATCGCGACTTGTTGATTGCGGGCTTCGAGATCGAGAAGACTCTCGAAAGACAGAGTTGCATCCTGGTACACGGACGCCTTCGCGAAGCCGTAAGCCAGCGTCGGCCCCTTTGCTAGACGCTCGGCCAGTTCGGACGTGGCATCCGCGAGCTCGTCCACCTCGACCACGCGATTGACCAGTCCGAGTCTCAGCGCTTCGTTCGCGTCCACGAGATCGCCCAGGAACAAGAGTTCCAGCGCCTTCGCCGTGCCGACCAGATTTCGCAGGAAGTGGGAGGCACCGGCATCCGGCCCGAGGCCGATGCGGGAGAAGACGACCCCGAAGCGCGACGTGTCCGAGGCGATGCGCAGATCCGTGGCCAGGGCCAGGCTGCAACCGGCGCCGATCGCATCCCCGTTGATGCTGCCGAGAACGGGTTTCGGAAGTTCCCG
This region includes:
- a CDS encoding enoyl-CoA hydratase, with amino-acid sequence MESETGLVFEKRNGVATLTLNRPDARNALTNGMFLDMERILLEIEADSEIRVLVLTGVGKAFCSGADLKPVSPEERRRTRASSFPGDPGGDILDRGNRCILRLRELPKPVLGSINGDAIGAGCSLALATDLRIASDTSRFGVVFSRIGLGPDAGASHFLRNLVGTAKALELLFLGDLVDANEALRLGLVNRVVEVDELADATSELAERLAKGPTLAYGFAKASVYQDATLSFESLLDLEARNQQVAIRSRDAKEGIRAFLERRKPEFEGH